From Spirosoma aerolatum, one genomic window encodes:
- a CDS encoding Uma2 family endonuclease, whose product MTELAAQLLESPKAPQIIQQVQAILNDEKARRQAFYEWMNDDMKAEFINGEIVVHSPALHKHNAAVMLLGSLLSAFVNERGLGIVLVEKALVELTRNSYEPDICYFGVDKAATIQPDLLYYPAPDLVIEVLSKSTHKFDREIKFEDYAAHGVNEYWLVDPTRQTIEVFTLDADTEAYALVGLYSIGQTVGSQLLPGFRIPIKAAFDATANIAALKAFLLEK is encoded by the coding sequence ATGACCGAATTAGCAGCCCAACTTCTTGAATCGCCTAAAGCTCCTCAGATTATTCAGCAAGTACAGGCCATTTTAAACGACGAAAAAGCGCGTCGGCAGGCATTTTACGAATGGATGAACGATGATATGAAAGCTGAATTTATAAACGGCGAAATTGTTGTCCATTCACCTGCATTGCATAAGCACAATGCAGCAGTTATGCTATTAGGTAGCCTGCTAAGTGCGTTTGTCAATGAACGAGGATTGGGGATCGTACTTGTCGAAAAAGCATTAGTTGAACTAACTCGTAATAGCTATGAACCTGACATCTGCTATTTCGGAGTCGACAAAGCGGCTACTATCCAACCCGATTTACTTTACTACCCGGCTCCCGATTTAGTGATTGAGGTACTCTCAAAGAGTACACATAAATTCGACCGTGAAATTAAATTTGAAGACTATGCAGCGCATGGCGTAAATGAATACTGGCTGGTCGATCCAACCCGACAAACTATAGAAGTATTTACGTTGGATGCCGATACAGAAGCCTACGCTTTAGTTGGGCTTTATTCTATAGGACAAACCGTTGGCAGTCAGCTTCTGCCTGGCTTCAGAATCCCCATAAAAGCCGCTTTTGATGCCACAGCTAATATAGCCGCGCTGAAAGCCTTCTTATTAGAGAAATAA
- a CDS encoding phosphoadenylyl-sulfate reductase, with protein sequence MIAEPTSHTLESLSERLLGLSNVDAMRTLAELFPGQIVFSTSLGFEDQVITDLIASNDIPVRIFTLDTGRMFSETYSVWKKTNDRYGINIETYYPQADAVEKLMTGKGPYSMYESVENRKECCGIRKVEPLNRALKGQKIWITGIRAEQSANRQGMTQLEWDEAHQLFKFHPLMDWTFDQVKQYVKEHNVPYNPLHDRGFVSIGCQPCTRAIQEGEDFRAGRWWWEDNSKKECGLHTHEEVFKA encoded by the coding sequence ATGATTGCTGAACCTACCTCACACACGCTCGAAAGTCTTAGCGAGCGATTGCTCGGCCTGAGCAATGTGGATGCTATGCGGACACTGGCCGAACTATTTCCGGGCCAGATCGTCTTTTCGACTAGCCTCGGCTTTGAAGATCAGGTTATTACCGACCTGATTGCCTCAAACGATATACCTGTTCGTATTTTCACACTCGATACTGGCCGGATGTTTTCCGAAACGTATTCGGTCTGGAAAAAAACCAACGATCGGTACGGAATTAACATCGAAACCTACTATCCTCAGGCCGACGCTGTTGAAAAGCTCATGACTGGCAAAGGACCTTACAGCATGTACGAATCGGTCGAGAACCGGAAAGAGTGCTGTGGTATCCGTAAAGTTGAGCCGCTGAACCGGGCGTTGAAAGGTCAGAAAATCTGGATCACGGGGATACGCGCCGAGCAGTCGGCCAATCGCCAGGGCATGACCCAACTCGAATGGGACGAAGCGCATCAGCTTTTCAAATTCCACCCGCTGATGGACTGGACATTTGATCAGGTAAAACAATACGTAAAAGAGCATAACGTACCCTACAATCCCCTCCACGACCGGGGTTTTGTCAGTATTGGTTGTCAACCCTGCACACGGGCCATTCAGGAAGGCGAAGATTTCCGGGCGGGACGCTGGTGGTGGGAGGACAACTCCAAGAAAGAATGCGGTTTACATACGCATGAGGAAGTATTTAAAGCTTAA
- a CDS encoding ribose-phosphate pyrophosphokinase: protein MASFNPVKIFSGSQSTYLAEKIAHYYGKDLGGYTCRRFSDGEMSPSFEESVRGCDVFLIQSTPPPGDNLLELLLMVDAARRASAHYVTVVIPYFGYARQDRKDKPRVSIAAKLVANMLAASGADRLMTIDLHAGQIQGFFDFPVDHLEGTSVFVPYIRSLNLDNLVIASPDVGGANRARVFAKHFNADIVLCDKHRKRANEIASMQVIGDVEGANVVLVDDLIDTGGTMAKAAQIIMEKGAKSVRAVCTHPIMSGKAHENISNSVLEELVVADTLPLKEPNSKIRVLSVAELFAKAIGRIRDHESISSLFIKN from the coding sequence ATGGCATCGTTTAATCCGGTTAAGATTTTTTCGGGAAGTCAATCTACTTACCTGGCCGAAAAAATTGCCCATTACTACGGCAAAGACTTAGGCGGTTATACCTGCCGCCGATTCAGTGATGGAGAGATGTCGCCCAGCTTTGAAGAATCGGTGCGGGGCTGCGATGTGTTTCTGATTCAATCGACTCCTCCTCCCGGCGATAATCTGCTGGAATTGTTGTTGATGGTCGATGCAGCCCGTCGTGCCTCTGCTCACTACGTTACGGTCGTAATCCCCTATTTTGGGTATGCTCGTCAAGATCGGAAAGATAAACCCCGTGTATCGATAGCCGCCAAACTGGTTGCCAATATGCTGGCCGCTTCGGGAGCCGACCGTCTGATGACGATTGACCTACACGCTGGTCAGATTCAGGGTTTCTTCGATTTCCCGGTCGACCATCTGGAAGGAACGTCGGTGTTTGTGCCTTATATCCGTAGCCTTAATCTGGACAATCTGGTGATCGCTTCACCGGACGTAGGTGGTGCCAACCGCGCTCGTGTATTTGCCAAGCATTTCAACGCGGATATTGTACTTTGCGATAAGCATCGCAAACGGGCCAACGAAATCGCGTCGATGCAGGTCATTGGCGATGTGGAAGGGGCAAATGTCGTGTTGGTCGATGACCTGATCGATACGGGCGGTACTATGGCGAAGGCTGCCCAGATCATTATGGAAAAGGGTGCCAAATCCGTACGAGCTGTGTGTACGCATCCGATTATGTCGGGGAAGGCGCACGAAAACATTTCCAATTCGGTTCTGGAAGAACTGGTTGTTGCCGACACGCTTCCGCTTAAAGAACCAAATTCCAAAATACGCGTGCTGTCGGTAGCTGAGTTATTTGCCAAAGCCATCGGCCGCATTCGGGACCATGAATCTATTAGTTCACTGTTTATAAA
- a CDS encoding sulfate adenylyltransferase subunit 1, which translates to MDLLRFITAGSVDDGKSTLIGRLLYDSKSILADQLEAIERASKSRDDGEIDLALLTDGLRSEREQGITIDVAYRYFQTPKRKFIIVDAPGHIQYTRNMVTGASNCQLAIVLVDARHGVVEQTRRHSLIASLLGIPHIVVAINKMDLVDYSQDVFSDICIQYAELAKKLNVHQVTYIPMSALNGDNVVDKSSAMPWYEGATLLEHLETVTIDDDANGETEDHHPARFPVQYVIRPQTAELHDYRGYAGKITSGVFRKGDAITVLPSGETSTIDAIEIAETHFDEAATPMSVVLHLATDVDISRGDLIVRSDSQPIISQTVEAMLCWMDTKEFKVGNKYLLQVGTFRTRCSVREIAYQLNVNTYEEIEDVDSLKLNDLAKVILRTAQPISFDPYQKNRATGGAILIDETSNVTVGALMLVGEA; encoded by the coding sequence ATGGATCTTTTACGTTTTATTACCGCCGGTTCCGTTGACGACGGCAAAAGTACGCTCATCGGTCGGCTTCTCTACGATTCTAAATCCATTCTGGCCGATCAGCTCGAAGCTATTGAGCGAGCCAGCAAGAGCCGTGATGATGGCGAAATCGACCTGGCCCTTCTGACAGACGGGCTACGTTCAGAACGCGAACAGGGCATCACAATTGACGTTGCCTATCGCTATTTTCAGACACCTAAACGGAAGTTTATCATTGTCGATGCACCGGGCCATATACAGTACACCCGGAACATGGTTACGGGCGCGTCGAACTGTCAGTTGGCTATTGTGCTGGTCGATGCCCGGCATGGAGTTGTCGAACAAACGCGTCGGCACTCACTTATAGCCTCGCTGTTAGGGATTCCACACATTGTGGTAGCGATCAATAAAATGGATCTGGTCGATTACTCACAGGATGTGTTTTCCGACATCTGTATCCAGTACGCCGAACTGGCCAAAAAACTGAACGTACACCAGGTGACGTACATTCCCATGAGCGCCCTCAACGGCGACAATGTCGTGGATAAATCATCGGCGATGCCCTGGTACGAAGGCGCTACTCTGCTGGAGCATCTGGAAACTGTGACCATCGACGACGATGCCAACGGCGAAACGGAAGATCATCATCCGGCCCGGTTCCCGGTTCAATACGTCATTCGCCCACAAACGGCTGAACTGCACGATTACCGGGGGTATGCCGGAAAAATCACGAGCGGTGTTTTCCGGAAAGGCGATGCCATTACCGTACTTCCTTCTGGCGAAACCTCAACGATTGACGCCATCGAAATCGCCGAAACACATTTTGATGAAGCCGCTACGCCCATGTCGGTCGTTTTGCATCTGGCTACAGATGTAGACATCAGCCGGGGCGACCTGATCGTTCGTTCGGATAGTCAGCCCATCATCAGCCAGACGGTTGAAGCCATGCTCTGCTGGATGGATACGAAAGAGTTCAAAGTGGGTAACAAATATCTTCTTCAGGTGGGTACCTTCCGTACACGTTGCTCAGTACGTGAAATCGCTTACCAGCTGAACGTCAATACCTACGAAGAAATCGAAGACGTTGACAGCCTCAAACTGAACGATCTGGCGAAGGTTATTTTACGGACTGCCCAACCCATCAGCTTTGATCCATATCAAAAAAATCGGGCTACGGGTGGGGCCATTCTGATCGACGAAACCTCAAACGTAACCGTAGGTGCTCTCATGCTCGTCGGCGAAGCCTAA
- a CDS encoding glycine--tRNA ligase, whose translation MTEQKVSPATSLQDIIAHAKEYGFVFPSSEIYDGLQAVYDYGQNGVELKNNLKTLWWKAMTQLHDNVVGIDAAIFMHPLTWKASGHVDSFNDPMIDNRDSKKRYRADQLIELKAEEIEKAGDTARGQALRDELGRLQSADDMEGLRNLIIAEGIKDPVSGTANWTEVRQFNLMFSTQVGSVAEDASLIYLRPETAQGIFVNFLNVQKTGRMKIPFGIAQIGKAFRNEIVARQFTFRMREFEQMEMQFFVRPGTEMAWYERWRDTRMKFHQALGLPAEKLKFHKHEKLAHYANAAVDIEYEFPFGFREMEGIHSRTDFDLKSHQELSKKKQQYFDNDIDEATGKPYGNYIPYVVETSVGADRLFLATFCNAFTKETVGEGDHQKERTYLKLHPALAPVKAAVFPLVRRDGLPEKAEAIVKSLRSEFRVIYEERDAIGKRYTRQDLIGTPFCIAVDYQTLEDDTVTIRYRDTTEQIRIPISELKARIGQEVSMERILEQL comes from the coding sequence ATGACAGAGCAGAAAGTTTCTCCCGCGACCTCTCTACAGGATATTATCGCGCACGCCAAAGAATATGGCTTTGTATTTCCATCGTCCGAAATCTACGACGGCCTTCAGGCTGTGTATGATTACGGGCAGAATGGCGTTGAACTCAAAAATAACCTTAAAACGCTGTGGTGGAAGGCTATGACCCAACTCCACGACAACGTAGTCGGGATCGATGCGGCCATTTTTATGCATCCGCTCACCTGGAAAGCCTCGGGACACGTTGATTCGTTCAACGACCCGATGATCGATAACCGCGATTCGAAAAAACGCTACCGTGCCGATCAACTAATCGAGCTGAAGGCCGAAGAAATTGAAAAAGCGGGTGATACGGCCCGTGGTCAGGCCCTGCGCGATGAATTGGGTCGCCTGCAAAGCGCGGACGATATGGAGGGGCTGCGCAATCTGATTATTGCGGAAGGGATTAAAGATCCGGTTTCGGGAACAGCCAACTGGACCGAAGTGCGTCAGTTTAACCTGATGTTTTCGACTCAGGTGGGCTCGGTGGCTGAAGATGCCAGCCTGATCTACCTGCGCCCCGAAACGGCTCAGGGTATCTTTGTTAACTTCCTGAACGTACAGAAAACGGGCCGGATGAAGATTCCGTTTGGTATTGCCCAAATTGGTAAAGCCTTCCGCAATGAAATTGTAGCCCGGCAGTTCACCTTCCGGATGCGTGAGTTCGAACAGATGGAGATGCAGTTTTTTGTGCGCCCTGGCACCGAAATGGCGTGGTATGAACGCTGGCGCGATACGCGTATGAAGTTCCACCAGGCATTGGGTCTACCCGCCGAAAAGCTGAAATTCCACAAACACGAAAAACTGGCACACTATGCCAATGCGGCCGTGGATATTGAGTATGAATTTCCGTTCGGTTTCCGTGAAATGGAAGGGATTCACTCGCGTACCGACTTCGATCTGAAATCGCATCAGGAGTTGAGTAAAAAGAAGCAACAGTATTTCGATAACGACATCGACGAAGCAACGGGTAAACCATACGGAAATTACATTCCTTACGTGGTGGAAACGTCTGTTGGGGCCGACCGTCTGTTTTTAGCTACGTTCTGCAACGCGTTTACCAAAGAAACCGTTGGTGAGGGCGATCACCAGAAAGAGCGGACATACCTGAAACTGCATCCCGCATTAGCGCCTGTAAAAGCGGCTGTGTTCCCGCTGGTTCGAAGAGATGGTCTGCCCGAAAAGGCGGAAGCCATTGTGAAGAGTCTGCGTTCGGAGTTCCGGGTGATCTATGAAGAACGGGATGCCATTGGCAAACGCTACACCCGTCAGGACCTGATTGGTACGCCCTTCTGTATCGCTGTTGATTATCAGACGCTTGAAGATGATACCGTTACAATTCGGTACCGCGATACCACCGAACAAATCCGCATCCCCATCAGCGAGCTAAAAGCACGCATCGGGCAGGAGGTTTCGATGGAACGGATTCTGGAGCAGTTATAA
- the cysD gene encoding sulfate adenylyltransferase subunit CysD gives MKLDYLDQLESEAIHIMREVAGQFERPALLFSGGKDSITLVHLALKAFRPGKFPFPLLHVDTGHNFQEALDFRDNLAERIGEKLIVRYVEDTIREKKLKEPTGRNATRNGLQTFTLLDAIEEFEFDACIGGARRDEEKARAKERVFSVRDEFGSWDPKRQRPELWNLYNGRIHKGENVRVFPISNWTELDVWNYIRREKIELPSIYFAHERELLVRDGKLMATAGGVIKPEPDDQLVTRRVRFRTVGDISCTAASESEADTLDAVINEIQATRISERGETRMDDQLSEAAMEDRKKGGYF, from the coding sequence ATGAAACTCGATTATTTAGATCAGCTTGAATCGGAAGCCATCCACATTATGCGGGAGGTAGCGGGGCAGTTTGAACGTCCGGCACTTCTTTTTTCGGGTGGTAAGGATTCCATTACGCTGGTGCATCTGGCTCTGAAAGCGTTCCGGCCGGGTAAATTTCCATTCCCACTGCTTCACGTCGATACGGGTCACAACTTCCAGGAAGCACTCGACTTCCGCGATAATCTGGCCGAACGGATTGGTGAAAAACTCATCGTCCGGTATGTAGAAGACACCATCCGCGAAAAGAAACTTAAAGAGCCAACCGGACGCAATGCTACCCGCAATGGTCTGCAAACCTTTACGCTGCTCGATGCCATCGAAGAGTTCGAGTTCGATGCCTGTATTGGTGGGGCTCGTCGGGATGAAGAGAAAGCGCGGGCCAAAGAACGCGTATTTTCGGTACGTGATGAATTTGGCTCCTGGGACCCTAAACGGCAACGCCCAGAACTTTGGAACCTCTACAACGGTCGCATACACAAAGGAGAAAACGTCCGCGTATTCCCCATTTCGAACTGGACCGAACTCGATGTATGGAATTATATCCGTCGGGAAAAAATCGAATTGCCGAGCATCTACTTTGCGCACGAGCGTGAACTACTCGTGCGGGATGGCAAACTGATGGCCACGGCAGGTGGTGTCATCAAACCTGAACCCGATGACCAGCTTGTGACCCGTCGGGTTCGGTTCCGTACCGTCGGCGATATCTCCTGTACAGCGGCCTCCGAATCGGAAGCAGATACCCTCGACGCTGTTATCAACGAAATTCAGGCTACACGCATCTCCGAACGGGGCGAAACCCGCATGGACGATCAGCTTTCTGAAGCCGCTATGGAAGACCGCAAGAAAGGCGGGTATTTTTAA